A single region of the Ctenopharyngodon idella isolate HZGC_01 chromosome 21, HZGC01, whole genome shotgun sequence genome encodes:
- the LOC127504280 gene encoding vitelline membrane outer layer protein 1-like codes for MHHFISFAFSLLAIIGLHVSVQSTGRRSERSIERHFVSLLTVSNGMEWGSWGQREFCPTRTYAAGFSLMVEERRFLDNTALNGIRLYCVSQTKDSSESNEDTSVQSDVGSWGKWTDIKWCPSGFLTAFQLRVQPSREFKDNTAANNIRFNCSQGSLLQGDGTDWGEWGDWSALCQGRGMCGIRTRIEEPQGFFGDDTALNDVRMFCCE; via the exons ATGCATCACTTCATTTCTTTTGCTTTTTCACTGCTAGCCATTATTGGGCTGCATGTGAGCGTTCAGTCCACAGGAAGACGTTCTGAGCGAAGCATCGAAAGACATTTCGTTTCATTGCTGACTGTGTCGAATGGAATGGAGTGGGGGTCGTGGGGTCAAAGGGAATTTTGTCCAACTAGAACGTACGCCGCAGGGTTTAGTCTGATG gtgGAAGAACGTCGTTTTTTGGACAACACAGCACTCAATGGGATTCGTCTTTACTGTGTCAGTCAGACCAAAGACTCGTCAGAGTCAAATGAGGACACCTCCGTTCAGTCTGACGTAGGAAG CTGGGGTAAGTGGACAGATATCAAATGGTGTCCTTCTGGATTCTTGACAGCTTTCCAGCTGAGAGTCCAGCCTTCCAGAGAATTTAAAGATAATACGGCCGCAAACAACATCAG attCAACTGCAGTCAAGGTTCTTTGCTTCAGGGTGACGGCACAGACTGGGGTGAATGGGGCGACTGGAGCGCATTGTGTCAGGGAAGAGGGATGTGTGGTATCAGGACGCGGATAGAAGAGCCACAGGGATTCTTCGGAGATGACACCGCTCTCAATGACGTGCGAATGTTCTGCTGTGAATAA
- the LOC127504275 gene encoding vitelline membrane outer layer protein 1-like: protein MHHFFSIAFSLLSIFGLHVSVQSTERRSERSIKRNYNSLLTVPNGMEWGSWGFKDMCSSGMYAAGFSLKVEPHLYGIWDDNTALNGIRLHCVHISSSSRPHRSYTTVQSHVGSWGEWTDIKWCPAGFLTTFQLRVESSQGIEDDTAANNIRFKCSEGSLLVGDGTSWGKFGDWSRMCEGRGICGIKTRVEESQGIGDDTALNDVQMYCCD, encoded by the exons ATGCATCACTTCTTTTCCATTGCGTTTTCACTGCTATCCATTTTTGGGCTGCATGTGAGCGTTCAGTCCACAGAAAGACGTTCTGAGAGGAGCATCAAACGAAATTACAATTCATTGCTGACTGTGCCGAATGGAATGGAGTGGGGGTCGTGGGGGTTTAAGGACATGTGTTCATCTGGAATGTATGCTGCAGGGTTTAGTCTTAAG gtGGAACCACATTTATATGGTATTTGGGATGATAACACAGCACTCAATGGGATACGTCTTCACTGTGTCCATATATCAAGCTCATCGCGCCCACATCGTAGCTACACCACCGTTCAGTCACATGTAGGAAG CTGGGGTGAGTGGACAGATATCAAGTGGTGTCCTGCTGGATTCTTGACAACTTTCCAGCTGAGAGTCGAATCTTCCCAAGGAATTGAAGATGATACGGCCGCAAACAACATCAG ATTCAAATGCAGTGAAGGTTCTCTTCTGGTGGGTGACGGTACATCCTGGGGCAAGTTTGGAGACTGGAGTCGAATGTGTGAGGGAAGAGGAATATGCGGTATCAAGACACGGGTAGAAGAGTCACAGGGAATAGGAGATGACACCGCTCTCAATGATGTGCAAATGTACTGCTGTGATTAA
- the LOC127504281 gene encoding vitelline membrane outer layer protein 1-like encodes MHHFLSIVFLLLAIGLHVSVQSTGKRSERSTHRSYKSTLTVGNGKYLGSWGFTDMCPSGTYAAGFSLKVEETSYFRYDNTALNGIRLHCINPSSPDEDYITIESRVAKWGEWTAIKWCPSGFLKAFQLRVEPDQGLSDDTAANNIRFKCIEDLVVQGDGTDRGEWGEWSQKCEGIGICGIRTRIEEPQGTGDDTALNDVQMYCCA; translated from the exons ATGCATCACTTCCTTTCCATTGTGTTTTTACTGCTAGCCATTGGGCTGCATGTGAGTGTTCAGTCCACAGGAAAACGTTCTGAGCGGAGCACACACAGAAGTTACAAATCAACTCTGACTGTGGGGAATGGAAAGTACTTGGGTTCATGGGGGTTTACGGACATGTGTCCATCTGGAACGTATGCTGCAGGGTTTAGTCTGAAG gtGGAAGAAACTTCCTATTTTAGGTACGATAATACAGCGCTCAATGGGATTCGTCTTCACTGTATCAATCCATCAAGCCCAGATGAGGACTACATCACAATTGAGTCCCGCGTAGCAAA GTGGGGTGAGTGGACGGCTATCAAGTGGTGTCCTTCTGGATTCTTAAAAGCTTTTCAGCTGAGAGTCGAACCTGACCAAGGACTTTCTGATGATACAGCCGCAAACAACATCAG GTTCAAATGCATTGAAGATTTGGTGGTGCAGGGCGACGGCACAGACCGGGGTGAATGGGGCGAATGGAGCCAAAAATGTGAGGGAATAGGAATCTGCGGCATCAGGACGCGGATAGAAGAACCACAGGGAACTGGAGATGACACCGCTCTCAATGACGTGCAAATGTACTGCTGTGCATGA